The genomic region CCTTTAGTATTGTCTTGAGGCTTGTGAGAAATAACTTGTAGTAATGGCGTATACGCTTTAATAGCTACACGTGCTCTACCAGAAGCATCATAAGCAATACTTAGTGCGCGCAAAGCTGGAAAGAGCTTAGCAAGCTCTTGTTGTAACCCAGATGCTCTTTGTTTTATAAGAACTTCAGGTGTAATACTGTTTTTAAGCGCAGTGCGTGATTCTGTTGCTATACAGATATCAAATGTAATAGTAAGAGTACAGGGTCTTAAAAGACGCTTAACGCCATAGGCTCCGGCAGTCCCCACTGCACATAAGCCTAGTACTTTTAAGATACCTGTTACCCGCTGTAAGGCTCCCATAGATCCCCCTAACTCTTGACAACGGTGGTACTAATATGTTCATATCGTTTAATACTACGCTGAGTCAAGAATTTAGTTATTTATTTGCACTTACAAGCAAGAAAAACCCTCAAGTTTTTAGGCTTAAGGGTTTTTAATAGCAAAAAATAATTTTCTAAAATTTTTAAATTTTACCTTGCTGATGCGCTACCATAAACAATATAATACCTGCAGCAACTGATGCATTATAAGAAATGTCTGCAACTCTTTGTGGTAATTTTACCGTAAGACCTGAACTTAACAAATTTTTTGCAACTCCGGTTGCTTCGTTACCAATTACAACACACAAATTAGGTTGATAACTTACGGTGGTAGCATCTTCGCCATTAAGCGCAGTAAAATACAGTGTATAACCGGCTTTTTTCAGCTCTTGTACTGCCGCTACAGCCGAAGGAGCTTCATAAATTTCTAAATATTCAGCTAATCCTGCTGATGCTTTTAAAGCAGCGGCATTAAGAGGTGCACCTTGCTTTTGACAAATAATTACTCCACCAGCACCCGTACAATAAGCAGTACGCAAAATAGCACCAAGATTACGTGGATCTTGTACACTATCAAGCATAACTAAAAAGGGACTTTTATCTGTTTCAAAAAATTTGCGTCGATAACAAAATGGTCCAGCCCAGGCAATAACTGACTGATGATCAGTAGTGCCAGCCATACGTGTTATAATATCACGACTTACATATTGAATCTGTGTTTCTTTTGAAAGCAGGGGCGCTATAAGATCCCACGCTTTAGGAGTAGGCTTAGTCGTATAAATAGTATAAAGCTTGCGTCGTTTGGCTTTAAGTAACTCAACAATAGGGTGTATCCCAAAAACTAATTCTTGAACTTTTTCTTTTTTTACTGCTGCTTTATGCGCTTTGATCATCGTGTATCCGTAGTTAAAATTTTATATCTATAGTACTAACAATACGGTTTTTTTAATTTTTATGCAAAGTAACCATGCTATAAATTCTATTATGCAACATTGTTAACTAAATAAAAAAATTAAAGCTAGGTCTTGCTTTTTGGCTCTAGCAAGAGTATACTTATTATTATTAAAAAGAGTGTAATTATATTTTATTTTATATTATATTACAGGAGATCCTTTATGAAAAAGACTCTTACATTAGCGCTTACCCTTCTAAGCACCGTAGCTGTAACCCAAGCGCGCTTACGTCACTTTATCTTTGATGATATGTTTGAAGAAATGCAACACATGCATGAACAAATGAATCGCATGCAACAGCAATTCTGGTCTCATACACCTGTTTCTCTCAATACTCCAGAAGCAGAAGCTTTTAAAAAAGCACGTAAAAATATTACCAGCATAAAACCTGAAATCACTCAAGACGAGAACAGTGTTATAATTAAGTTCCCTATCCCTGCCATAGATAAGAAAAACATCTCTGTTACGGTAGAAGACAACATACTTAAAGGCACTATTCCTGCTCAAGATGGTCGTGTAGACTTTAGAGTTGCACATAACTATCTTGAAATTTCACGTCGTATTGAAATTAAAAAAGAGACTAATACTCAAGACGCTCAAGTTGAAAACGAAAAAAACACTACATCTAATAGAACACCACGTCAGGTAAGCTATTTTAGTGATCTTGTAACACGTGGCCACCTACTGCCACAAACTGTTGATGTTAACAGTGTAAAAGCAGAAACCAAAGATAATTTCTTTATACTTTCGTTTGCCAAAAAAAAGCAAGCTAAAATTGCTATAGCTCATGCATAAAAAAGTTATAGAGTAAAACAACTAAAAGGCCTGGACTTTGCGTCTGGGTCTTTTAATTTATAAGAAAGTAGAGCGCATGACAGGATTATCAACCCAAAGAAGTTGGCTTGAAATAAGCGAGTCTGCTTTTAGACATAACATACAGCAACTAAGTGCTCTATTAGGATCAACTGAGCTTGCTCTTGTAGTAAAAAGCAATGCCTATGGCCATGGTATGCATGAAATTGCTCAACTGTCTGAACAACTACCAGAAATTTCTTGGCTTTGTACTGCTGGTCTTCAAGAAGCATTAGATCTTAAAATTAAAAGCAAAACAACTAAAAAAGTTCTTGCTCTTTCGTATCTTGATGCTGACGCAGAAAGTGCTGCTAAGTATGGCATTCATTGTGGTATTTATGATTACCACACAGCTTACGGTCTTAATCAAGCTGCTCAACATGTAGGAAAACCGCTAGCGGTTCACATTAAAGTTGATACGGGCATGTCTCGATTAGGCGTACCACCTGAACAAGTGGTTAGTTTTATACGGCAGCTACAAACACTTTCACATATTACTATATATGGCATATTTACCCACCTATGTGACACAGCAAACCCTGATGCAACATTTAGTCAGCTGCAACTAGCGCGTTTTAATGCTGTGCTTTTAGAACTTGAATCTGTTGGTATACGTATACCTCTAAGCCATGCATTATCCTCAAGCGGTCTATCGATTGCAACTTCACAAAAGTATAATCTTCTTCGTGCTGGTGCTTTAGCGTATGGTATGTGGAAATCACATGAGCAGCAACAATTAGTTTCAACACTCTATCCTGGGTTTAATTTGCAGCCTGTTATGAGCTGGAAAACGCATATAGCTCAAATCAAGCAGATACCTAAAGATTCTTATATTGGCTATAACTGTACCTATAAAACCAGTCGACAAAGCACTATTGCACTACTACCAGTAGGGTACTGGGACGGCTATCCACGAGGATTATCAAACAACGGTTTTGTGGTTGTTAAAAACCAAAAAGCACCCGTTGTTGGTATAGTAAGTATGAATCTAACAGCAATTGATATAACCGCTATACCTAACGTTACAATGCACGACATAGTTACCCTTGTAGGACATGAGCAGATAAGCTTAATACAAGTAGCAGATTACGCAAGTACCATACCTAATGAAATAGCAACACGCATTAGCAGCTCGTTACCGCGCGTTATACTACCACAAAATCAGTTGCCATTAAACATTTCCAAAACTCGAGAAGTACCGTATACTGAAAATATACTGTAATCTTTTTAACACACATAAAGACACCTAGAGAATATTAAGCATGTTTATTGTTGAGGGAAATATTGGAGCTGGCAAGTCAACTTTTTTAAAGCTTATTCAAGAGCATTTGTCTTATGTAGCGGTTGTTTTTGAGCCAATTCATAATTGGCAAAGCAATCAAGAGGGTCAATCGTTACTCTCAAGCTTTTACCAACAACCACAGCGCTGGGCCTATAGCATGGAAACGTTAGCCATGGCCTGTCGAGTAACTGAACATCTTAAAGAACAACAACATACCTCTCCTTTTCGGCTTATTGAACGCTCTATTTATTCAGGGCACTACTGTTTTGCTTACAATGATTATCAAAGCGGCTTTCTCACACAGCTTGAATGGACTATGTATAACTCTTGGTTTAACTTCTTAATTCCTAACCATTGCACTCCTCCTCGAGGGTTTATTTATCTAAAAGTTGCACCCGAAGTAGCCAGTGCTCGTATACAAAAACGTAAACGCTCAGGCGAAAGCGGTATTCCTCTTGAGTATTTGCAACAAATAGATACATGCCATGAACAATTTTTAGTTGAAAAAGCGGGTATCTTACCTAGCTTACAAAAGATCCCGGTATTGATTTTAGATTGCAACGAAGAGTTTGAAAAAGATCCTGAACTTCTTAAAAAACATATTCAAGCAGTCGCAGAATTTATGCAAGCTACTCTCTAACTATACTCTTGCTTTCAAACAAGCCTTTTTGCTATATTTAATACTAATATAAAATTAATAGTCGATGTATAATAAAAGAGAGTCGTTATGAAATACAACTATATACTTGCCCTTATGTGTATAACCTTGGTTGTGCATGCTTTTAATAAAAAAGATATTGAACGTGCCAAAAATCCTCAAGAGCGAATACTTATTAATGGCGATCTAGAAAATGCCAATCTAACAAGAGCAGATATCCATAACAATCTGTGGATAGCAACAAGTGCTGCAAAAGTAAACTTGTATAATGCCACTATGGGCGACATAACTATTTTAGATTCAAATCTGCGAGGAGCAAACCTAGAACGAGCTCAAGTACAGAAAGCTCTTATTGCTGAAACGGACTTAAGTGAAAGTAACTTAAAAGACGCCAATTTAGAGGATATTCAGCTCTATAAAGTAAAGCTTACTGATGCTGTCTTAGATAGAGCAAATTTTATGGGAGCTATTTTAGTTGAAGTAAAATTTAAACGAACATCACTTAGTAATGTAAATTTTGAAGGAGCTGATCTACGTAGTTGTAATTTTAGCCAGATAAAAAGCTTAGATGGCATAAACTTTAAGGGCGCGAAGCTTCAAGATTCAGATTTTCGGGGTATAGAAAACTTATCTGAGCAATGGAAGCTCTTTTTAAAAAATGCAGGAGCTTTAGTTTAAAAAATAATTAAGAACCAATAATAATTGATTCTTAATTATAAAGTGAGCTAAAATCAGATATCTTCACGATTAAATAGCAGCTTGATTTCCTGAATTATTGCCCTATCACCATCGTTTTGGGTCATAGAAGCAGCTGCGTAGTTATCTTTTAAAGTTTTTAAACAAACAGCATCAGGCACACTTATTGTCCATGAGTAGACACCTCCACCAATACAGTGGCTAGTAACTTTTACGCCTAGTTTTTCATTAACTTCTTTTATTTTTGCTTCACAGCTATCAATTTTAGAGGGCTTAGAAGCCTCACTACTAAAAAACAGCTCAACAAATTTTACTCCTTGAGCTGAA from Candidatus Dependentiae bacterium harbors:
- a CDS encoding deoxynucleoside kinase; amino-acid sequence: MFIVEGNIGAGKSTFLKLIQEHLSYVAVVFEPIHNWQSNQEGQSLLSSFYQQPQRWAYSMETLAMACRVTEHLKEQQHTSPFRLIERSIYSGHYCFAYNDYQSGFLTQLEWTMYNSWFNFLIPNHCTPPRGFIYLKVAPEVASARIQKRKRSGESGIPLEYLQQIDTCHEQFLVEKAGILPSLQKIPVLILDCNEEFEKDPELLKKHIQAVAEFMQATL
- a CDS encoding RNA methyltransferase codes for the protein MIKAHKAAVKKEKVQELVFGIHPIVELLKAKRRKLYTIYTTKPTPKAWDLIAPLLSKETQIQYVSRDIITRMAGTTDHQSVIAWAGPFCYRRKFFETDKSPFLVMLDSVQDPRNLGAILRTAYCTGAGGVIICQKQGAPLNAAALKASAGLAEYLEIYEAPSAVAAVQELKKAGYTLYFTALNGEDATTVSYQPNLCVVIGNEATGVAKNLLSSGLTVKLPQRVADISYNASVAAGIILFMVAHQQGKI
- a CDS encoding pentapeptide repeat-containing protein, giving the protein MKYNYILALMCITLVVHAFNKKDIERAKNPQERILINGDLENANLTRADIHNNLWIATSAAKVNLYNATMGDITILDSNLRGANLERAQVQKALIAETDLSESNLKDANLEDIQLYKVKLTDAVLDRANFMGAILVEVKFKRTSLSNVNFEGADLRSCNFSQIKSLDGINFKGAKLQDSDFRGIENLSEQWKLFLKNAGALV
- the alr gene encoding alanine racemase, whose amino-acid sequence is MTGLSTQRSWLEISESAFRHNIQQLSALLGSTELALVVKSNAYGHGMHEIAQLSEQLPEISWLCTAGLQEALDLKIKSKTTKKVLALSYLDADAESAAKYGIHCGIYDYHTAYGLNQAAQHVGKPLAVHIKVDTGMSRLGVPPEQVVSFIRQLQTLSHITIYGIFTHLCDTANPDATFSQLQLARFNAVLLELESVGIRIPLSHALSSSGLSIATSQKYNLLRAGALAYGMWKSHEQQQLVSTLYPGFNLQPVMSWKTHIAQIKQIPKDSYIGYNCTYKTSRQSTIALLPVGYWDGYPRGLSNNGFVVVKNQKAPVVGIVSMNLTAIDITAIPNVTMHDIVTLVGHEQISLIQVADYASTIPNEIATRISSSLPRVILPQNQLPLNISKTREVPYTENIL